One window of the Passer domesticus isolate bPasDom1 chromosome 14, bPasDom1.hap1, whole genome shotgun sequence genome contains the following:
- the CTSH gene encoding pro-cathepsin H translates to MGWPVLLTAAALLAAAAAAAAWEPSAEEEQLFKAWMLQNDRRYGPEEYPRRLRIFLGHKRRVERHNAGNHSFQMGLNQFSDMTFAEFKKLYLWSEPQNCSATKGNFLRSSGPHPDSIDWRKKGNFVTPVKNQGACGSCWTFSTTGCLESAIAIATGKLLSLAEQQLVDCAQAFNNHGCSGGLPSQAFEYILYNKGLMGEDSYPYRAKNGTCKFQPEKAIAFVKDVINITQYDEDGMVEAVGKHNPVSFAFEVTSDFMHYRKGVYSNPRCEHTPDKVNHAVLAVGYGQEDGTPYWIVKNSWGRLWGMQGYFLIERGRNMCGLAACASYPVPGV, encoded by the exons atgGGCTGGCCCGTGCTGCTGACCGCGGCCGCGCTgctggccgccgccgccgccgccgccgcctgggAGCCCTCGGCCGAAG aggagcagctgttcAAGGCCTGGATGCTGCAG AACGACCGGCGCTACGGCCCCGAGGAGTACCCGCGCCGGCTGCGCATCTTCCTGGGCCACAAGCGGCGCGTGGAGCGGCACAACGCCGGCAACCACAGCTTCCAGA TGGGCCTCAACCAGTTCTCGGACATGACCTTTGCGGAGTTTAAAAAGCTGTACCTGTGGAGTGAGCCGCAG AACTGCTCAGCCACCAAGGGGAACTTCCTGCGCAGCTCTGGGCCACATCCTGACTCTATTGACTGGAGGAAGAAGGGGAATTTCGTGACCCCCGTGAAGAACCAG GGTGCCTGCGGGAGCTGCTGGACCTTTTCCACCACGGGCTGTTTGGAGTCTGCTATTGCCATTGCCACGGGAAAGCTGCTCTCTCTG gcagagcagcagttgGTTGATTGTGCCCAGGCCTTCAACAACCACGGCTGCAGTGG GGGCCTGCCCAGCCAAGCCTTCGAGTACATCCTGTACAACAAGGGGCTCATGGGGGAGGACAGCTACCCCTACCGGGCCAAG aACGGCACCTGCAAGTTCCAGCCCGAGAAGGCCATTGCCTTTGTCAAGGATGTGATCAATATCACACAG TATGATGAGGACGGCATGGTGGAAGCTGTGGGGAAGCACAACCCAGTGAGCTTTGCCTTTGAGGTGACGAGTGACTTCATGCACTACAGGAAAGGAGTGTATTCCAA cccccgctGCGAGCACACCCCTGACAAGGTGAACCACGCCGTGCTGGCCGTGGGCTACGGCCAGGAGGATGGCACTCCCTACTGGATCGTCAAGAACTCCTGGGGCCGCCTGTGGGGCATGCAGGG GTATTTCCTCATCGAGCGAGGCAGGAACATGTGTGGCCTGGCTGCCTGTGCCTCCTACCCCGTCCCTGGGGTGTAG